In the genome of Aedes aegypti strain LVP_AGWG chromosome 2, AaegL5.0 Primary Assembly, whole genome shotgun sequence, the window AACGCTACCCTGCCGTTGAAGCCTCATTTGCTGATTGGCAAAGACAGGATTTCCAAAGTTAGGTCCGGCGCCAGCGTTGGGTTGGGATGGACTCGGAGGTCCTGGGAACCCGCTACCATCCACCGTGCTACCGAACGAGCCCTGTCGTGGCGTTCCTGGTGAGTTGAGCGATCGTTGTCGCTGGGGTGCTACGAATTGTCGGTTGGCTGCGGCTGCAGGATTGAAACCGGGCACCGTCTAGGACAAGAGTTTGGAATAAGTTTTGATTGAGTGGGGAGCAGATTGTGGGCACCTACCGATAGTTGAGCATTGAGCATTGGGTTTTGCTGTTGAATGGAGAGGCGGGCGTTTTGTTGCcactgctgttgctgctgttgttggAGAGCAGCAGCATTGGCCTGTGGCAGCTGTTGAGAAGTGTTGAACGGAGGTTGTCGAGGGGATAGTTGCTGATTGCCTGGATTGCCTTGCTGAAACCCAGCGGCTGCGAccagctgttgctgctgctgaggTGACATCCGATGGCCCGGATTGTTGTTGAAGGGATTTCCTTGGAATCCTGCTGAGTTGGATGTGGTTTGATGTTTGGCGGGGAAATTCTGGCGGGTTGTACAATGGAACATACCTGTCTGCTGAGGACTGAGTTGTGTTCGCTGATTTGGGCTCAGCTGTTGTTGCATCAATTGGCTAGGCGAGAATCCAGGACTAAGCTGCGAGTCGGGTACTACGCTATTGGCTCGAGTGAGCGAAACGTTTGGCGCCACGGTATTGTTCAGTAACGATTCGATATTCTGCATACCTGGAGTTAATCCCACTGTAAATAAGTGGTAAGGGTTCAAATCATGAAACATGTCTACGGAAGCAGAATGACTATGAAAAAAAGGGGAACAACTGTGAAGTTACTTACGGTTAAGATCGGCGTTTGCTGTGGCATTTACCGGGACTACCATCTGTTGCTGTTTTTGCTGTTGGAGCAACCGCTGTCGCTGTTGTTCCTGCATACGCTCACGTTGCTGCTGTTGATGGGACAGCTTTTGCATAGCTATAGCACTTGGACTCGGAGCGCCATTTCCGAGCTGGCCTACGCCTGGTCCTCCTGGTCCAGACATGCGTAGTCGAGGTTGGTAGACAGGTGGGGGCGTGAAATTGGGATTTGGTGTTGTCGGGGTGCCTGGAGTTTGTTGTGACATCTGACCTGCCGGTGAGCCAACAGATCCCATTCCATGCATTGGATATGCTGGAGGACTACCGCTGTACTGCATGGGAGAGGTGACATTTTCTATTTCTCGCATCAGAGATTTCTGAATTGCATTTATTGCCAGCTTTTCTTGGATGTCTTGCTGACTTGCTTGGGATGGAGCTGTGGATGTCGATGGATCCATGGAACCTAGGAAACTAGTGAGTTCGCTATCGGCAAAGCTGACGTCGGGTGCTATGTCGATAACATGGTTAAGTATTTCGTTGAGCTCTGGATCCCATTCGGGTGTGGCATGGCTAGTGGTGGAAGTAGCTGTCGATGGCGTTGCAAACGGGCCACTGCCAACGGAGCCAATGCCCGAGTCTTGGATAGCTGCAGCGTAGTTCTGTTGGCGCTGCTGGGCGGCGATCAGCTGCTGCTGAAGCAGGGCCTGTTGTTGCTGCTGGTGGCTGAGGTAGATATCGGATGAAGTAGGTGGCTGTTGCGATGGTGAAGGCATAGCTGATTTGCGCatctgctgttgctgctgcatcCGCAGATGTTGTACATGCTTCAGATTATTGTTACTAGTGGTAAGGTTGTTGTTGTTCAGGGTTTGGTTCGGGGCCGTCGAGCTCGTAACGCTACCCATCTGGCGTGAGATGTTCGAGGTGGGTATGTCGGGGATAATTCGAAGTGACGAGTGACCTGCCAGCATCTGTGTCGGGGCTTTGGCCGGGTTGGCCAATAGCGAGGCCAGCATTTTGTTCTTCTCACGCAACTTGGACGGTTTATCATCGGATCGTTTGGCTGCGGCTCCCTCGTCCGGTTCGGTCGAGGATCGCTTCCGATCGTTACGCTGCACTTGAAGCATCTGAAGCAGCTCTTCGTCTTTCAGCGGGGCCTGGTGCGGCTTGGGTTCATCCTGAAAACGACAAACGGTTAGTTGACGGTGGCTTGAATATTGGGTTGATGGGAGGTTTTTCATACTTTGACCTTCTGAAGCTGCCTAAGAAGTTCACTCGGCCGATTCCGCGCATccgcatcgtcatcgtcacttttATCGTTGAGTAGCTAAGAATGAGAAATTAATTTTTAGGTTAGTCAAGGAAGTTCAACTACCGTTTCCGTCACTCAGTCAGTTAAATGAAGCAAGGTCGGTAAAATAGACTTTTCACAAAACGAAAACTAGTAAACAAGTGCTggcatacaaaattcaaaaatggagTTGGTAAAGAAGTGATAACTTCATTCAAAACACTATGAGAAAGTGGCTATTCAGTTAtgtgaaaaagtaaaaaaagaaAGAGAATAATAAAACCGAAAAAATGAAATGCAAAATGAGTATAAATAAAAAGGAAAATAGATAGAGCGACAGCCTACCTGCAATAGCATATTATTGCTACCAGACTTGTGTTCGGTGCTTGGCCGGGCGCCCCCTAAGCCAGCACTGACAACACCACCACCAACACCACCGCCACCAACAGCGCCACCTTGCGACTGATGGGCTCTAACTGACTGAGGTAAACGTTGTGAAAGAGTTGTGGTACTTAATTTATTTCCATTACTATCCTTATCTTCTTCGGAATTTAGCAAGCCCTACAAGTATACGAGAACGGTTCGGAATGGTGGGTACTTGGATGGCGAATTGGGTTGTTTGCTTAAGGTCAAATGTGGTGGTTTTTTGTTCGTTGTTCAAAAGTGAAAATGAAACTTTACTCGTGATGAAATTTACGAGCTTAGAGCAATGCTGAAGAAGAGTAGGGATAGAAGAAAAGTGTCGGATGTTAACCCTTGGTCGGTCGGGATCAAATCATGTTTCATTAACTGGATGATGGATTGATTATTTAGCTCTTAAAAggtaatagggcgatattcaaaactgaaaaggcaatagacgGCTCTTTTACAGTCGTAGTAAGCAAAAAAGGACCAtggaaaatgaattaaaaacaaagatatctattcacattacgcttgatttctaatcactactttttctaTACACTTTTCTAATTGCTATTAATTaacgtttttctttattttccatacgttttgacagccctcgactaccattcttccatgcgcttgtgttggaagtttgagaaatttgagaatccagcgtagcgcgatcagtgagtagAATACAAACATcggtgtcgccgctcggcgaccagtgagagaaactaaatgttcgaaaggttgatGTCTGTACTTTTGcagctggcgccaactgttagcgattatGAACGagataaacagtcgttaccctattcaaATCAGACTATGTTCATATCTATATTGACTCAAATACAACTGTTTTTGAAGTACAGTTAACCCCCAATTTAGAACATTAATTGATACCGCATAGTAGGAAACTGCGGGGCGTCCAACACAGCTCTGATATTCACAAGTTACTACCTCaggcttccacgggtcaaacgatgacaaagaccgccagctaagcgttgcgtacttagctggcaGTGCAgtctgggcactgttgtccttctgacatcagctagattgaAAATGTACGTCTCGAGCATCTGTTCCTCAGGAGgtgcgtctgttctggtatccagcggctgagtgaGAAATGCTGTATGCTCAGCTAGATCCAAGGTAGTAGCCCCATCAGTGCGATCGTCCTAGTGCTAGTTAGGACGTTAAACAGAGCTAgcacgatggcgctccggctagtcaggagtgttggcgtaggcccaataagccaaccgtaaaaatccTTATTGCGAATAACAAAGGAGATATTACGActcggaacaatcggcaaagacccacgcgacgaaataaggattacgattggaaacttggaacattgaactgcaagtcacttggtttcgcaggttACGACGCAGGTTGATCTATGACGAACTATATTCCCGTCTCTTCAATATCGTAGTGCTGCAGAAACGTTGTTGGACGGGACAGAAGGTGTGAAGAAGCGGAatcgagcggctaccttctacTAAAGCTATGACAATACAAATGAACTAGGAACTGGTTACATAGTATGTTGGGAAaacgcgttatcgggtggcagcCGCAAAGATGTGCCAGATGAGAATAAAAGGCCGTTCCTTCAACTACAGCATTATCAACGTACAATGTCCACACAAAGGGATCCCCGACGACGAAAAGGAGATGTTTTACGCGCAGCTAGAGCAGATATATGACGGATGCTCGTCGCGTAACATGAAAATCGTTGTTGTTGACATGAACGCACATGTAGGACGAGAGAAGATGCACAGACCGGTGATCAAGCGGAACTTAGCAGTCTCTCGTGGTATGGTAGCccgaagcaccttcttcccccgcaaaagatatccataaggccacctggagatcacccgataaTCAAACCGAATAGCCAAATTCTTCTCTGACATCACCAATGTTTGCACATACCGCAGTGCGCATACCTATTCAGATCATTACCTAGCTGCTGTATGAATGCGCTACAAAACTTTCGACGTTGACCAATTCGCGTCGAAGCCGAACGCCGCGGATCAACATCGAGTggctacgggactcagaagtagcccaagatTACGCGCAGCAGTGGAAAGTGACCCTACCTACGGtggcgccgccactcttgaagatggctggagaCATATACgatccgccataggtagcaCAACAGCAGCACTACGTTcagcggccccgaatcagagaaacgactggtacgacggcgaatgcgagcagttgaagaatgaggAGAATGCAGCAAGGGCGAGAATACTccgcacgagagcgaacgaggcacgATATAAACAGGCGACAAACAGGCAAAACTTGATCTTCCGGAGAAAGAAGCGACAGCAAGAAGGACGAGATCGCAAAGCGATGGGagagctgttccgcgctaaagacacacggaagttctaggagaagctaaaccgttcgcgcaaaggcttcgtgccgcaagCCGACATGTCCAGAGACTGTGACGGAAATtttctcacgaacgaacgtgaggtgctCGAAAGGTagcggcagcactacgacgtTACAGTTCCCGTAACGTAGATAGATCACCTTTACGTGGTGCGTTATGAAGTAAGATCAACCGGGGCAGCTGGAACGAAAGTTCAGGGGCTTAACGAACCCCCCCCCAGGGGCTCTGCGAGCTGTtgagttgcccaggatgtgtGGAGTTcacagtgggctctgatgaaccttcataaaaaccacatAATACCGAATGCGACTCTGTCATAGTGATCGTTGCCGCTTAAAGTACCAAAGCACCCTAccccaaactaacaggagtgccaaccggcacatcaggattgatgccagtaagatcctgattatggcataccGGGTGCGATAaaaacggacaaggcatggaacttcgagtaggagtgcttcgagcacattaggaccaacgccagtacgcccccaattatgtatacttGCAGCGCACGACTAAGGAtaagtaacggtatatgtactggataatatgcgtTGACATTTTACTCCgttagtagggtcgggtgacactggcccgaaacggtGAGTGGGctaatggcgcaggctgcctCCGTCCCGTAAAACCAGTAAGCAGGCCTTAGaatacgttccaaatccgtcgcctggttgttccaactgggcgggagtaggctcagatgccataaCCTGACTTGcaccgatccggctctgaacatagtccccataaaggactatgtcaaccctttCATGCCCTGCTTGcgtagataaccatgggatcacaaAAGCGACTATTCCAACGGAGATGGATAGCAGCTATTAGAAGGActcataagagatgatcaaccaaaacaaacaactagcggaatgtaaAGCAGAGGCTTTTGGACCCATCAGTAACCgtctaaggttcccgccaagaaAGGAGGCGAGAAATATCGACTTCAGCGAGAACAGTgggggcaaaagcctagatactgtgacgacggcaggcgctgaccgctccagtgcaacatgtgaggtgaccgatggcccgggactaatcgaggccatggatcggaATAGGGATTTCCGAAAATTCCGATAGCTGCTGAGCAAGtcgatgtcatcatcgagtttgttaagagcaaaagcaatatcagcaaagacttgaaaacaagtcttcTGAAATTGCGataatcagtcctagctgcatagcaggactacgagaaagccaaggcacAACTTGGCAAGAGAGACACTAAGTCGTGTCAGACAGAAGttttttccttcacaggcaacgcgaatatatctgatgatattattcgatacgcgatgcaaAAGAGAGGACATTCCGAGGATAAATACGTGACGAAAAGACATagggttgctaagggaaaagtaaCATATGCGGTCGTCCTCCAGAGCgaaaaagctggcacgagccaagaaccgcgatcaagaggacatggcaacggTGGAAAGGCCAACACCAAGACTAAGGCTAAGAAAGTCAAGAAAAAGACTCATGGGATAGcgcgaaccaggcagtgcattcACAGGAACCACAtccgcaaggcaacagcaacccgtggatacgagtcggAATAAAGAAAGAAAGGCGAGAACCGAAAACGGAGCAAAAGGAGAatgctaaaccgaaaacagtgAAACGTCGGAATTTAGGCGAGGctctcgttatcaaaacggaggaagcgaaaAGGTTCTGAAGCCGATGCGAAGCACGGATAAGTTATCGCAATTGAGCGCAGATGTGCGGAACATAAGGCGGAccaggattggtgaaatgatccaagtcttaaagaaggacgccaagcaaaagggtgcagtctataagcaactggcacaagaagtacttggcgacgaggttgatgtaagatcccttactgctgaagcgactctccagtgtaaatctggatgaggtcaccgatgcagcggaggtctcagctgccctcaaagagcagtgtgacatcgacataTCCAGttaggccatccaccttagaaaagGCCCGCAAGGCACCCAGGTGGCGACGATCAGGCTGCCGATCgtagaggccaacaaagcgaagaacttggacATATTCAAGATAGGTTGGTCGGTtcgccggctgagcatacaacagcctcctgaagtttgcttcaagtgtttcgggatgggccataagtcgtggaattccactgtcccgacagaagtaagatgtgcagaaaatgcggtaCCGAAGGCCCTAAGGCAAGAGATTGTAGGCAGGTACAATAtatgtcgacagagcagacaacggacaattaacgggcggacccaaatgtctgGGCAccagcggagtatcaaagcagccaaaacggaagtaacacagtgaacagttacgcgcccccaaggtggtcgaatgttgaattttcccacatggtcgacaggataatagccgaactagctaatcggcagccagtggCGATAGCTGGTGACTTTGATGCATGGGCAGTAGAGTGCGGTAGCCACTGCACCAACCAACAAGACcaactattgttggaatccctggccgcattaaatgtagagttgGCAAACgcgggtacagtgagtaccttccgcagaaatggtgcagaatcgattatcgacgtgacgttttgtagtccaaaccttttaggtaccatgaactggcccATTGATGATGGTTATACTCATAAAACCAGGCGGGCGGAAGggagcgcgatgtaactcgacgcAAGCTCGaggttggaaaacagcgcgcttcgacgccgaagtattcactgaagccctgaggcgcgaacggaacactcttgACCTAAACGAaaaatgcaacgcgcacgcacagaacaACAAGGtgaagaacgcggtgcagcattcagagaagcaaagttggctctcaaaaaggaaatcaagtgtcgaaaacgggcatgctttgatggTCTATGCCAGAGTGCCAATTCCAGTCCGTGCGGTGACACCTACAGAGTGGAGTGAGCCTACAGATGTACTCTTTCCGCATCATCCCACAAGCCCATgccccccagcgccgtatgcgggaGATGAAGGACATGTTCACaatcacgatgcaacgctgcattgatcaaggaatcttcccggatgtatggaagcgacagtaattggtgctactaccaaaggcggggaaaccaccaggtgacccgtcggcgtatagaccgatctgtctactagatactaCGGGCAAATTGTTGGAGAGTTTGATCCTcgacaggctagtaccgtatacggaaggtgcggacggcctatccaacaaccagtttggattcagaaaaggtaaatctactctggacgctacccagtcggtcgttcagctGAGATAGCAATCGAGTTGTCATTCTGGATGcaaagaatgcgttcaacagcgcaagctgggaagcaatagcccacgcacttcaccgcctcaaggtaccggtgcagttgtgtaagcttctagaaagctattttgatggtaggattctactgtatggcAGATGGTAAATTTCTACTGTatggcagaaaagcgttcgaattaccgcgagagtacctcaaggttcactcctgggcccgatgttatggaatgtgatgtacgatgacgtactgaggctgccccttccgacgggtgttaagattgttggctccATCGACgacatcaccctagtggtctatggcgaatcgatggaggaagtagagttgacagcagcgcactctatttccatagttgaggaatggatgaagtctaggaaactaggactggcccgtcacaagactgaggtggtggtggtcaacaaccgtaagtccgagcaacgggcgcttatctcggtaggtagacaccatagagtccaagcgatcccttaggcatcttggggtaatgatcgatgataAGCTCaccttcgctagccacgttggaTATGCCTGTCggatgaacatttgaaaagatgcTAGACTTGTACATCCGCCTGGAAGGTGAAACTTTAACTAAACGAAATGATCAGAGCCGTCTCGAACCGTTGATCAACTTTGAGGATGACATGGATACGCTATGTCATCAGAATACCAGGATGTTCCATTCCACCGAAATCTCATTAGCTATCATCTCGGTTTTGTCCTACATGGAAACCTTCAAACTTGTTCTAAATAGAAACTGCGTAAATGAAGCTCGTCCTACATTGTGTGATAGATGTAGCTGCGTTTGGGACAatgaatggttttttttttaaatacacccCTACGCTGCTACGAAAGCTGTAAGTCCTCAGCTATGAATTTTTACAGTTCAAGAAAACCCGTATGTCTTTAACcacttcaaaaaaatgatccCGACCGACACCGTTTCCTGACCAATTCCCAAATCGTCAAAGTTTCCCGCTTACAATAACACACACTTTCCCGAGCAAACGCACTCACCTTCAAAATCCGGTTCGGATTCCGGTGGTCATGGTCCATATCCATCCCGGACGAGGACGAGGCATTGGAGTGAGGTCGTTTGGTTGTCAGTAGATTTCGCAATCGCTCTGAGTCGTGTGAGGCCATCTGTTGCTggtgctgttgttgttgctgctgttgctgaagttgttgctgctgttgttggATTTGTTCCTGGACCTTGTCCTTGTCGTCGAACTGACACTGGAAGCCCCCGAACAGACCCGCGTTGTTGTTGGTCATACTGctgttgttattgttgttgttAACCTGTTGGTTGTTCGAGGGAGAAGGTTGCCCTCCGGCACTGCTGGGTTGATACGTCAGCGGCGAGGGGCACAGTGAAGCCGCAGCCGGGCTGTACGCCGTTACCGATGGAGGCCGCGGAGTACTGACCGGCGTAACGCTAGTTCGCGAGTCCGGTCTCGAGTCCCAGTTGACCCCGACGGACTCCATGTCGTATGTGGAATGTGGAAATTCGAACTCAAACTCCGAAGGGAAGAAGCTTGAACCGTCCGACGACTGTTGGCTTAGAAGGGACGAATGTAGGTTAGAACTCCTAGGTGAAACTACCGATCCCAGAGCACCCTGGAGACCACTTGGTCCTCCGGGCCCACCACTATTTCCGCTTCCGTTCAGTATGCTGGACATCAACGGTCCACCCATATTACTGACTCCTTGGGTGATCTGCTGCATTTGACGTGCCGTACTGCTGCCACTTCCGCTACTAGTACTAGGAATAGCCAGACTGGATGACGAAGACGAGGATGGATTGTTCAGGCCACTCTCCACCATAGCCACCTCGTTGTCGTTCAGTATCGTGTGAATGGCCATTATGAAGTCCGGCTCGTTCGGTTTGTTGTTGCGGAATAATCTCGTCTGGGCCTTGACATGCACGTACACGTCCGGTCCTCCCAGGCGCAACCGATACGACGACACCTGGGCCGCACCGTTCGCGTTCATCACATTCTGAAGGTGTTCGTTCAGCCGAGGCCGATCCTGGAAGTGGCAGAGATCGTGGATTGACCGTACAGTCTCTTTGGTAAGATAATCCGTGAATTGTTTCCTTAGCGTCGCTGCGTCGAAGTCTGTGAGATAAATTGGACTCGCTATAAGGATCTTAATAATGAAAGATGTTGAGACTTACCTATGACGGCACCAGTCATGTCCAGCTTGAGCGTCAGCTGCTCGTCCAGCGTCTGTGGCATAGTGTGGCTCTCGATAGCGGGGCCCTGATGATGTTCGTCCTCTGGGAGTGTGATTAGACAAAGCACTGATGACGACTCGGCGTCCGTATCATCCTTAACGGGAGCGGAGATGATGAGCAGGTCCTTGTACTTCTCCTGGCGTTGCTGCTTCTGTTCGATGGTATCGTTGGCGCTCTCAGGGGTTTTCAGAAGCCAGCGAATCTTCGTACGGATCGTTCGCTTTGGTGGTTGTAGAAACTGTAAGTGAAGAGGCAAAGTTAGTCCCAGGTCAAGCAATACCGCGGAGATCCTTACCTCATTTTGATCCCAGTTTAGCTCAAACGAATTCTTATTTAAAATAGGACTCAACTTTGAATGATCACCAGTATGCAGGTACGAATAGATGGACTGGCCGTGCAGCTCGGTGCGAGTGTAGTGCAGCACGTCCAGCACGTTGTCGGTGGCACACTCGATGACGCCCTCGGAGTTGATCTCGAGCAGGACCCAGCCGACGTTGGAGATGTAGTACTTGACCGCCTCGAAATAGGCCGACTTTTCCGGCGAGTGTCCGTTGACGGACGGTTCCGGCAGTGGGGGCTCGGTTGAGGATACCTCGCCCTGTTGAACCGGGTGCAGCTTGCAGGAGTCGCTGCAATCGGGTGAGCACTTGGAGCAGCGGTTTGATCCGGTCAAATCTCGGTTTCCCTGCTCCAATAAGCGACGAAACTGTAAACAAACCACAAGGAAAGCGCCATTAGTGACTATGCTATATACTCGCAGGTGCCGACTGAGAAGCGGCTGCTAAGTGCTTTATCAACATCTCACACTTATGTGTGCACTTTTCGGAGTTTATTCTTGGccgcaaaaaaacaaaaattacataaTCCTCTAATTTACGCGAATTGTCGAGTACGGTCGAAGCCGCGTGATTACTAATGGATGAGAACTCTCGGCCCAAAGAAGCATTATCAAAGCCGCGGCCCTTGTGCTCAACTCGTTTCTGGACCGCACTTGAGAAAGCCGGTGCATCCTCGAACATCCCCTCTAACGAGGCATCCAGTTACGTTCGGAAGAAGGGAAACGATGGGATTGTGAATGGGGGTGATAAGGCTTTGCGAACGAGTATTGCAGCAACAGGTGAAGTAGGGTTCGGGAAAGAGAGGTTGGCCACAAAGCATGATATTCCGTATTATTTATAATCCGTTGGCGTCTTCGTCAGGCGCTCTTAGTATTACATCAGTGTGTGGTAGGTGCTACTATTATGGAGGGAAGGCACGATGGTTTGCAGAAGAGATGGGATGGAGCTGATTGAAATTGTGTTTACGAATCGAAGACGTGATAGAATCGCGTGGATCGCATAAAAGCGGAATCGTGTTTTCGTGCTCGTACTCACTGTCAACAAAAAGCTATTTCGGAGGCTTAACATTTCGGGCGATATGGAAAAAGTGttattttattattgaataaTGCGCTGAAATGTGGTAgcgaaaattttgtttgcaatCCATATAATAGTTCGGATTAATTTCAATATCATTCATTTAACTTTAACAGATAATTTacttcaacagattttttcGCATGGCCAAGTTATTAGTTTGGAGAGAAAATCGATGcaaagaaatcgatcattgcagtaacgcccttatgatactgaacgcgagaactATGATTTATGAAACACTAAAGTGATCCAatctaccaagcatgcaaaaaaggacttgaactttcatttaa includes:
- the LOC5574500 gene encoding nuclear receptor coactivator 2 isoform X4 — encoded protein: MSIAAAENAGLGPCELPLPDHWLVHTQLSQSSSQQYSTPSPAIGGPSLGLGGLPPALPQQQSSSHSTSPLQQTPSASQQQQLQPKIMNAVVPAVSVPAANKKIRRKPDTKPQSQINKCNNEKRRRELENEYIEQLGEFLQINKRDMTACKPDKAAILSEVVKTFRRLLEQGNRDLTGSNRCSKCSPDCSDSCKLHPVQQGEVSSTEPPLPEPSVNGHSPEKSAYFEAVKYYISNVGWVLLEINSEGVIECATDNVLDVLHYTRTELHGQSIYSYLHTGDHSKLSPILNKNSFELNWDQNEFLQPPKRTIRTKIRWLLKTPESANDTIEQKQQRQEKYKDLLIISAPVKDDTDAESSSVLCLITLPEDEHHQGPAIESHTMPQTLDEQLTLKLDMTGAVIDFDAATLRKQFTDYLTKETVRSIHDLCHFQDRPRLNEHLQNVMNANGAAQVSSYRLRLGGPDVYVHVKAQTRLFRNNKPNEPDFIMAIHTILNDNEVAMVESGLNNPSSSSSSSLAIPSTSSGSGSSTARQMQQITQGVSNMGGPLMSSILNGSGNSGGPGGPSGLQGALGSVVSPRSSNLHSSLLSQQSSDGSSFFPSEFEFEFPHSTYDMESVGVNWDSRPDSRTSVTPVSTPRPPSVTAYSPAAASLCPSPLTYQPSSAGGQPSPSNNQQVNNNNNNSSMTNNNAGLFGGFQCQFDDKDKVQEQIQQQQQQLQQQQQQQQHQQQMASHDSERLRNLLTTKRPHSNASSSSGMDMDHDHRNPNRILKGLLNSEEDKDSNGNKLSTTTLSQRLPQSVRAHQSQGGAVGGGGVGGGVVSAGLGGARPSTEHKSGSNNMLLQLLNDKSDDDDADARNRPSELLRQLQKVKDEPKPHQAPLKDEELLQMLQVQRNDRKRSSTEPDEGAAAKRSDDKPSKLREKNKMLASLLANPAKAPTQMLAGHSSLRIIPDIPTSNISRQMGSVTSSTAPNQTLNNNNLTTSNNNLKHVQHLRMQQQQQMRKSAMPSPSQQPPTSSDIYLSHQQQQQALLQQQLIAAQQRQQNYAAAIQDSGIGSVGSGPFATPSTATSTTSHATPEWDPELNEILNHVIDIAPDVSFADSELTSFLGSMDPSTSTAPSQASQQDIQEKLAINAIQKSLMREIENVTSPMQYSGSPPAYPMHGMGSVGSPAGQMSQQTPGTPTTPNPNFTPPPVYQPRLRMSGPGGPGVGQLGNGAPSPSAIAMQKLSHQQQQRERMQEQQRQRLLQQQKQQQMVVPVNATANADLNLGLTPGMQNIESLLNNTVAPNVSLTRANSVVPDSQLSPGFSPSQLMQQQLSPNQRTQLSPQQTAGFQGNPFNNNPGHRMSPQQQQQLVAAAGFQQGNPGNQQLSPRQPPFNTSQQLPQANAAALQQQQQQQWQQNARLSIQQQNPMLNAQLSTVPGFNPAAAANRQFVAPQRQRSLNSPGTPRQGSFGSTVDGSGFPGPPSPSQPNAGAGPNFGNPVFANQQMRLQRQGSVPPQATQHLPGGNNGGGLGTSEHVRQELRAVVSGRAQNAASGGVGGAGGLRTPQSPIGMSPMGGVGVGGSGAGAGTGPGGGGSGAGSGGGVMTGMGGANNVGSTNSAGMGPGSNGSVLSPGMGGITGNLVGSGGGVGGSGTGSVGGGGGGGVNSSGNGDGMQTSQLPGTSSLLNTPGDIDPSMLFNFHLAPKEFFGGNTSR
- the LOC5574500 gene encoding nuclear receptor coactivator 2 isoform X7, which produces MSIAAAENAGLGPCELPLPDHWLVHTQLSQSSSQQYSTPSPAIGGPSLGLGGLPPALPQQQSSSHSTSPLQQTPSASQQQQLQPKIMNAVVPAVSVPAANKKIRRKPDTKPQSQINKCNNEKRRRELENEYIEQLGEFLQINKRDMTACKPDKAAILSEVVKTFRRLLEQGNRDLTGSNRCSKCSPDCSDSCKLHPVQQGEVSSTEPPLPEPSVNGHSPEKSAYFEAVKYYISNVGWVLLEINSEGVIECATDNVLDVLHYTRTELHGQSIYSYLHTGDHSKLSPILNKNSFELNWDQNEFLQPPKRTIRTKIRWLLKTPESANDTIEQKQQRQEKYKDLLIISAPVKDDTDAESSSVLCLITLPEDEHHQGPAIESHTMPQTLDEQLTLKLDMTGAVIDFDAATLRKQFTDYLTKETVRSIHDLCHFQDRPRLNEHLQNVMNANGAAQVSSYRLRLGGPDVYVHVKAQTRLFRNNKPNEPDFIMAIHTILNDNEVAMVESGLNNPSSSSSSSLAIPSTSSGSGSSTARQMQQITQGVSNMGGPLMSSILNGSGNSGGPGGPSGLQGALGSVVSPRSSNLHSSLLSQQSSDGSSFFPSEFEFEFPHSTYDMESVGVNWDSRPDSRTSVTPVSTPRPPSVTAYSPAAASLCPSPLTYQPSSAGGQPSPSNNQQVNNNNNNSSMTNNNAGLFGGFQCQFDDKDKVQEQIQQQQQQLQQQQQQQQHQQQMASHDSERLRNLLTTKRPHSNASSSSGMDMDHDHRNPNRILKGLLNSEEDKDSNGNKLSTTTLSQRLPQSVRAHQSQGGAVGGGGVGGGVVSAGLGGARPSTEHKSGSNNMLLQLLNDKSDDDDADARNRPSELLRQLQKVKDEPKPHQAPLKDEELLQMLQVQRNDRKRSSTEPDEGAAAKRSDDKPSKLREKNKMLASLLANPAKAPTQMLAGHSSLRIIPDIPTSNISRQMGSVTSSTAPNQTLNNNNLTTSNNNLKHVQHLRMQQQQQMRKSAMPSPSQQPPTSSDIYLSHQQQQQALLQQQLIAAQQRQQNYAAAIQDSGIGSVGSGPFATPSTATSTTSHATPEWDPELNEILNHVIDIAPDVSFADSELTSFLGSMDPSTSTAPSQASQQDIQEKLAINAIQKSLMREIENVTSPMQYSGSPPAYPMHGMGSVGSPAGQMSQQTPGTPTTPNPNFTPPPVYQPRLRMSGPGGPGVGQLGNGAPSPSAIAMQKLSHQQQQRERMQEQQRQRLLQQQKQQQMVVPVNATANADLNLGLTPGMQNIESLLNNTVAPNVSLTRANSVVPDSQLSPGFSPSQLMQQQLSPNQRTQLSPQQTAGFQGNPFNNNPGHRMSPQQQQQLVAAAGFQQGNPGNQQLSPRQPPFNTSQQLPQANAAALQQQQQQQWQQNARLSIQQQNPMLNAQLSTVPGFNPAAAANRQFVAPQRQRSLNSPGTPRQGSFGSTVDGSGFPGPPSPSQPNAGAGPNFGNPVFANQQMRLQRQGSVPPQATQHLPGSPRPSYGGHGPGPDTSGYGMMFNNATMQQQHSAGSPGDYFNRSQAEFFGGNTSR